From one Catellatospora sp. IY07-71 genomic stretch:
- a CDS encoding creatininase family protein codes for MTLFPQGADWARARDAAGLETNSHEDMHAGELETSILLHVTPSVVQPGNETADHIAGDRTHMLSLGLAKYTSTGVVGRPSLGTADKGARAITNFVDGFASYYGVLTR; via the coding sequence ATGACGCTCTTCCCCCAGGGCGCCGACTGGGCACGAGCCCGTGACGCCGCCGGCCTGGAGACCAACTCTCACGAGGACATGCACGCAGGCGAGCTCGAGACCTCAATCCTGCTGCACGTCACTCCGAGCGTGGTGCAACCAGGCAACGAGACAGCCGACCACATCGCCGGCGATCGCACCCACATGCTGAGCCTCGGCCTCGCCAAGTACACATCAACCGGCGTGGTTGGCCGTCCATCCCTGGGAACGGCGGACAAGGGAGCGAGGGCAATAACGAATTTCGTCGATGGCTTCGCGAGCTACTACGGCGTTCTGACACGCTGA